The nucleotide window GCCGTCGGGCGTGCGGAGCATTTCCATCACGGCACCGCCTTTGCGAACGGTCGATGCCTTTACGCTCCGCGCGAGGAAAAGGCATACGGGCATGTTGCGTTCCTTGAGCGAGGCCACCGACGGATGCGTGCCGTAGCCGGGGACGATGTAGACGGGGTTGCCGGAGTTGTGCGCGGGGTCAACGACGAAATCGCGCGGGAGGAGGAACCCCCATTCGGCGAGGAGCGCATCGAGATTGCAATTGTTGTTCTGAATACCGAAGGGATCGTAGAGCGCAAGGAGACGTCCGCCGCTTTTCAGGTAACGCGAGAGCATGCCGAGCTCACGTTCATTGAACGCGCGCTTGGGCCCGGCTATTACGATGAGTGCCGCATTCGCCGGGAGTTCAGGTGCCTTCGCCGTTTCGAGCGTGCGCACATCGTAATTTTCGCTCTCGAGGAAATTCCGTATGATGGAATATCCCTGTTCGGACTTATCATCGATTCGGTATTCGTCATGACCTGCGGTGAAATAGATGCCGAGCTTATACGATTCCACGAGGGAGTATATCGCCTGCGTGAGCCGCTCCTCGCCGACGAACGTCGCCTTCGATCCGTCCCCGACGGCAAGGTCGCGGTTGAGCACGCGCGTCTTCCTTCCCCTGTAGACGAATATCATCTCGCCGGCCTCGGTGACCTCGAGCTTGTTCGCCATTATCGGGTCCTGGTTCGGGTCGATGTATTTGAGGCGGATCTTTTTGTTCCGTGCGGCATACTGCTTGAGGAGCTGATCCGCCTTCCACGCCGCCGATGACGGGTCTTCTGCGGGGCTCCTGAACACGATGATTATCATGTCCCCCTTGATGAGTTTGAGCACCTCTTCGGAACGCGCCGAGAGCGTGAAGAGCTTCCCGCGCGTGAGATCGAAGCGCAGGGGAAAATTGCTCGCGACCATGTATGCGGCGACGAGAATGGCGATGATGATGATGAGATACACGCTCGAGCCGACCGCCTTCCTGACGGTGCGCAGCGCGAAAAATCTCACGATAAGCTCGCGGTTGAGGACGATGAATGATGCGATCGCTCCCGCTGAGAGCACGAGTACGACCCAGAACGGCATGGTCGGGTAGCCGGGCACGGCGAAGAGGAACAGGAACCCGAAGAAAAAAACGACGATGCCGGCGACAGCGGCGTAGCGGCTCAGCCGTTTGAGGCGATCGATGGTCGGTGGCATGCGCTATTCCTTGGGCGTTTCGCGTTCCACATCGATGGCGATGTCGGTGACGACCGCGGGCGGGGTGATGTTGACGATGCGTACGCCCTTCGCATTGCGTCCGAGCTCGGGCATATCCTCGATGTGCATCTTGATGACCATATCCTCATCGGTAACGACCATGAGATCGTCCGAAGCTCTGCCCGCTTTCACCGCGGCAACCTTACCGGTGCGGTCATCGAGCTTCATGTATATCTGGCCCTTGCCGCCGCGCCCCTTCACGTTGAAGCGTTTGGAGGAGAGGCGTTTGCCCAGGCCGCGTTCGGTTATCACGATGAGGTCCTCATCCTGCGTGACCGTGGTGAGCGATATGCATTCGTCGCCCGGGAGGAGCCGCATGCCGCGCACGCCGGATGCCGCGCGCCCCATCGTGCGTACCTTGGACTCGTTGGTGCGGAGCGCAAGCCCGTTCATCGTGGTGATGATGAAATCCTCGCCCTGTTGTATCGCGTCGATGGCGACGAGCTCATCGTCGGAGGAGAGATTGATCGCCATGATGCCGCGCTTTTTCGCGTTCTCAAGATGGATAAGTTCCATTTTCTTGAGCACGCCTTTTTTCGTTATCATGAGTATCGATACGCCCGGTTCTATGTCGCGTATCGTGAAGTAGCTCGTGATGTTCTCATTGGGCGCAAGGTTCAGTATGAATTTTATGCTCTTGCCCTGCGCGGTCTTCGCCGTTTCGGGTATCTCGTGCACCTTCATCCAGAATGCTTTCCCCTTGTCGGTGCAGAATATCACCGTGTCCTTCGTGGAGGCGACGAAGAGATGGCGTATGAATTCATCGGATTTGTTCTTGCCCGACTGCACGCCCACGCCGCCGCGGCCCTGCACGCGGTAGGAATCCGCGGGCACGCGCTTGATGAACCCCTGCGTGTTGATGCTGACCGCCATGTTCTCGTCGTGTATGAGGTCGGCGGAGTCTATCTCGGTGGATTCCGTTCGTCCGGCGATCTCGGTGCGTCTGTCATCGCCGAATTTCTCCGCGACCGCGACGAGCTCACGCTTGATGAGATCGAGTATCTTCTTCGGTGAGGCGAGCAGGTCCTTGAAATGGTCGATCATCTTTTTCAGTTCGGCGAGCTCCTGTTCGAGTTTTTCTCGTTCAAGTGCGGTGAGCCGCTTGAGCGGCATGTCGAGTATCGCCTGCGATTGTATCTCGGAGAGCTTGAACTCGGCCATCAACCTGTCGCGCGCGGCCTCCGTCGTTTTGCTCGCTTTGATGACCTTGATGATGTCGTCGATGTTCTCCTGCGCAATGAGAAGCCCTATGACGATATGCGCACGGGCCTCGGCTTCCTTGAGGTCGAATTTGATCCGGCGCGTGACCACATCGACGCGGTGCGAGACGAAGAGCGATATCATCTCCTTGAGCGTAAGCACTTTCGGTTCGCCGTTGTCAAGCGCGAGATTGATGATGCCGAACGTGCTCTCAAGCGGCGTATGCTTGAAGAGCTGATTGAGCACTATCTGTGCGGCGACGTTCTTCTTGAGTTCTATGACGATGCGCATCCCGCGCCTGTCGCTCTCATCGCGAAGGCCCGCGACACCTTCTATCTTGTCGTCCTTCACAAGCTCGGCTATCTTTATGATGAGGTCCGATTTCTTGATCATGTACGGTATCTCAGTGACGACGATGACCTCTTTCCCGTTCTTTCCCTCTTCCATATCGAGTTTGGCACGGACCTTGATGTGACCCCTGCCGGTCATATATGCGGCTTTGATGCCTTCAAGACCGTAGATGATGCCCCCGGTGGGGAAGTCCGGTCCCTTGACATATTTCATGAGCTCGGGGATCTCTATCTTCGGGTTGTCGATATATGCCGAGATGGCGTTCGTGACTTCGTGGAGATTATGCGGCGGTATGTTCGTCGCCATGCCGATGGCTATGCCGGA belongs to Spirochaetota bacterium and includes:
- the gyrA gene encoding DNA gyrase subunit A produces the protein MAEKNDASKKDKDDKTPAISTATADILKSVEPIAIEAEIKDSYLTYAMSVIVSRALPDVRDGLKPVHRRILYAMYDSGLTHDKPYKKSATTVGEVLGKYHPHGDAAVYETMVRLAQDFSLRAPLVDGQGNFGSIDGDPAAAMRYTESRMTHLAEKLLDDIEKETVDLASNFDDSRKEPTVLPAAFPNLLVNGSSGIAIGMATNIPPHNLHEVTNAISAYIDNPKIEIPELMKYVKGPDFPTGGIIYGLEGIKAAYMTGRGHIKVRAKLDMEEGKNGKEVIVVTEIPYMIKKSDLIIKIAELVKDDKIEGVAGLRDESDRRGMRIVIELKKNVAAQIVLNQLFKHTPLESTFGIINLALDNGEPKVLTLKEMISLFVSHRVDVVTRRIKFDLKEAEARAHIVIGLLIAQENIDDIIKVIKASKTTEAARDRLMAEFKLSEIQSQAILDMPLKRLTALEREKLEQELAELKKMIDHFKDLLASPKKILDLIKRELVAVAEKFGDDRRTEIAGRTESTEIDSADLIHDENMAVSINTQGFIKRVPADSYRVQGRGGVGVQSGKNKSDEFIRHLFVASTKDTVIFCTDKGKAFWMKVHEIPETAKTAQGKSIKFILNLAPNENITSYFTIRDIEPGVSILMITKKGVLKKMELIHLENAKKRGIMAINLSSDDELVAIDAIQQGEDFIITTMNGLALRTNESKVRTMGRAASGVRGMRLLPGDECISLTTVTQDEDLIVITERGLGKRLSSKRFNVKGRGGKGQIYMKLDDRTGKVAAVKAGRASDDLMVVTDEDMVIKMHIEDMPELGRNAKGVRIVNITPPAVVTDIAIDVERETPKE
- a CDS encoding GldG family protein codes for the protein MPPTIDRLKRLSRYAAVAGIVVFFFGFLFLFAVPGYPTMPFWVVLVLSAGAIASFIVLNRELIVRFFALRTVRKAVGSSVYLIIIIAILVAAYMVASNFPLRFDLTRGKLFTLSARSEEVLKLIKGDMIIIVFRSPAEDPSSAAWKADQLLKQYAARNKKIRLKYIDPNQDPIMANKLEVTEAGEMIFVYRGRKTRVLNRDLAVGDGSKATFVGEERLTQAIYSLVESYKLGIYFTAGHDEYRIDDKSEQGYSIIRNFLESENYDVRTLETAKAPELPANAALIVIAGPKRAFNERELGMLSRYLKSGGRLLALYDPFGIQNNNCNLDALLAEWGFLLPRDFVVDPAHNSGNPVYIVPGYGTHPSVASLKERNMPVCLFLARSVKASTVRKGGAVMEMLRTPDGESWAETDLASDTPRFNAGDSRGPITVGATAVYPLPGTSTNGSTSSPTATNDVKETRIAVIGDSDFAMNQALSGQYQYGYVFTGNKDLFLNTISYLLKMEHKISIRPKGEEEKRLTLTSGQTNFLIVFVQIIIPLLFAIAGAIVWFMRRK